The following is a genomic window from Bacillota bacterium.
AAGAAGAGGACGTTGACGAGCATGTTCTCCTTGAGGAACTTGACCCCGTCCCCGATCTGGTCCTTGGACAGGGTCATCTGCTCGTAGTTCTCGGTGTCCATGAAGTTGTACAGTCCGTCCGACTGATACAGGTATTGCATCTCACGTCGTTCGAGGTGGGCCCGCGGGAGCTTCTCGCCGGCGTTGAAGGTCCGCTCGACGACCGACCCGGACCTCAGGTTCTTCAGCTTGGCCCGGACAAAGGCGGCACCTTTCCCCGGCTTGACGTGCTGGAACTCGACAACCGTCCACACCTGACCGTCAATCTCGACGGTCAGCCCAGTCTTGAAGTCGTTGGTGGAAATCAAGCTCTGTGCCTCCCCCTCGCCTGTGGGCCGTTCATATTGTGTCCGCGAAGGCGCGGCTCACTCCGTTGGTGGTACTGGTCGGGCTGGTCTGAAGCGGCTCGCAACCCACGTCGGGCGGCCTCTCGCCGCCCGCTAGTTCAGGGTGATGAGCTCTTTGGGCGCGGCGGTGAAGTCGTCGAACCCGGTCCTGGTGATGACGCCCATGTCCTCGATCCGGACTCCGCCCCAGCCGGGGAGGTAAATGCCCGGCTCGATGGTGATGACGTGGCCGGCCTTGAGGATATCCTCGTGGGTTTGGCCGGCGCTCGGGCCCTCGTGGACGGCCAGGCCGACCCCGTGCCCGAGGCCGTGCCCGAAGTTGGGGCCGAAGCCGGCCTCGGTGATCACCTGACGGGCCACCGCGTCCAGTTCCTTGCCCTTGAGCCCCGGCCTGGCCGCCTCCAACGCGGCTCGCTGAGCCTCGAGGACGACATCGTACACCTCGCGCTGTTTCTTGGTGACCCGCCCGAAGACCACGGTCCGCGTGCAGTCGGAACAGTAGCCGCCGACGACGGCTCCGAAGTCGAGGGTCAGGAAGTCGCCGAAGTCGATCTTCCGGTCGGTCGGCTCAGCGTGGGGCAAGGACGACCGCGGCCCCGCGGCGGCGATGGTGCTGAAAGAGGCCGCCGTGGCCCCCAGCTTGCGCATCTGGTACTCGAGCTCGGCCGCCACTTCCTTCTCGGTCTGGCCGACCTGGAGGGTCTTCAGGAGGGCCTCGAAAGCGCGGTCGGCCACCTGGACGGCGGTCCGGATGGCCTTGATCTCGCCGGCGTCCTTGACCGCCCGGAGCTTCTCCACCAGGTCCTCGGTGGGCACCAGCTCGACCGGGGCCAGCTTGTCCCGGAGTTCCTCATAGCGGGCGTAGGTCAGGTGGGCCTTCTCGAAGCCCAGCCGGCGGACCTTGGCTTTCTTGAGGACCTCTTGCAAGGTCTTGACGTATGGGCTCCCGTGCTGAATGACCTTGAACCCAGGGGCCTGGTCCGTCGCCTGTTCGGTGTACCGGAAGTCGGTCAGCAGGTGGGCATAGTCCTGACCGATGACAAGGTAGCCGGAGGAACCCGAAAAACCGCTCAGGTAGAAGCGGTTCTCCTGGGAAGCCACGAGCAAGGCGTCGATGCCGAGCCGTTTATCGCCGATGAGCTTGCGGAGCTTCGCCAGTCGTCCGGCCACCGGGCCACCCCCCTGTTCCACCTGCTAATATTACCATATTCCCCGGCCTTTGCAAACACGAACCAGGCCGGACCCGGGCGCGCGCCCGAGTCCGGCCCGACGTGGCCGCTTACTGCGCCCGACGGCGCGGGGCGATGTGGATCGACTCGCCCATGACCCCTTCGCAGGCCTCCATGAAGGCTTCGGAGAGGGTCGGATGAGCATGCACCAGGATGTCGGCGATGTCCTGGGCCTTGGCGCCCATCTTCAGGGCGATGGAGGCCTCGTGGATGAGGTCGGTCGCCCGCGGCCCGAGGATGTGCACCCCGAGCAGCTTGCCATCATCGGCCTTGGCCACGACCTTGACCACGCCCTCATTCTCGCCCATGGCCATCGCCCGGCCGTTGGCGGTGAACTGGAACTTCGAGACCTTGATGTTCAGGCCCTGGTCGCGGGCTTCCTTCTCCTTGAGGCCGACCGTGGCCACCTCGGGGATGGAGAAGACACAGCTCGGGACGATGCTGTAGTCGACCTCCGTCGGGTGCCCGGTGATGTTCTCGACCGCCACGACCCCTTCGGCCGAGGC
Proteins encoded in this region:
- the efp gene encoding elongation factor P; this translates as MISTNDFKTGLTVEIDGQVWTVVEFQHVKPGKGAAFVRAKLKNLRSGSVVERTFNAGEKLPRAHLERREMQYLYQSDGLYNFMDTENYEQMTLSKDQIGDGVKFLKENMLVNVLFFQSQTFGVDLPNSVELKVVETEPGVRGDTATAGTKPAKLETGAIVKVPLFINIGDLLKVDTRSGEYIERA
- a CDS encoding Xaa-Pro peptidase family protein; the protein is MAGRLAKLRKLIGDKRLGIDALLVASQENRFYLSGFSGSSGYLVIGQDYAHLLTDFRYTEQATDQAPGFKVIQHGSPYVKTLQEVLKKAKVRRLGFEKAHLTYARYEELRDKLAPVELVPTEDLVEKLRAVKDAGEIKAIRTAVQVADRAFEALLKTLQVGQTEKEVAAELEYQMRKLGATAASFSTIAAAGPRSSLPHAEPTDRKIDFGDFLTLDFGAVVGGYCSDCTRTVVFGRVTKKQREVYDVVLEAQRAALEAARPGLKGKELDAVARQVITEAGFGPNFGHGLGHGVGLAVHEGPSAGQTHEDILKAGHVITIEPGIYLPGWGGVRIEDMGVITRTGFDDFTAAPKELITLN